Proteins co-encoded in one Flavivirga eckloniae genomic window:
- a CDS encoding polysaccharide biosynthesis protein yields MINNYFSYISQKHASKWLVFGIDMAIVLSTFFLAYFIRFNFTLNFDLKQFLIQVPFLAAVASFSFLLIGSFKSVIRHTGFTDVVNLFKAIAVMSLVCITAVSVNRTLGILPEFTIPMSIIVMHALLSFVALSASRLLFKMTYKYLKCKFISSKNVLIYGTGDSGIVTYNALISNVSTKFQVVGFVDDNSKKKGKSINGISIISKDRINNAFIESNQIDELIIASKNIEKENLIDFVNLNMKITKVPPIENWINGELNVKQIKQVQIEDLLGRPPIQINNPNLINEFTGETVIVTGAAGSIGSELVKQLSNFAVKKLILVDQAESALYDVQQELKQRGKHNFVAIVADIRDGLRIDNIFQSHKPTMVFHAAAYKHVPLMEKSPYEAIKINVNGTKLLADTASRYNVKKFVFVSTDKAVNPTSVMGATKRMAEMYISCLQKESKTKFITTRFGNVLGSNGSVIPLFKRQIEKGGPLTLTHKDITRYFMTIPEASQLVLEAGTMGKGGEIFIFDMGESVKIYDLAKNMIKLSGLRFPDDIDITITGLRPGEKLYEELLANGENTLSTYHKKILISKTRELDYEKIKAEIEELCITNRFQNNNIVMKMKRLIPEYKSNNSDYERFDKRVQIYKKAKGITANRADKNYGNL; encoded by the coding sequence ATGATAAATAATTACTTTTCTTACATTTCTCAAAAGCATGCGTCGAAGTGGCTTGTTTTTGGTATTGATATGGCTATTGTTTTATCAACCTTTTTTCTGGCCTATTTTATTAGGTTTAATTTTACATTGAATTTTGACTTAAAGCAATTTTTGATTCAGGTGCCATTTTTGGCAGCTGTGGCTTCTTTTAGCTTTTTATTAATAGGTTCTTTTAAAAGTGTTATTAGACATACAGGGTTTACTGATGTTGTAAACTTATTTAAAGCAATTGCTGTTATGTCATTAGTTTGTATAACTGCGGTATCGGTTAACAGAACTTTAGGGATCCTTCCTGAGTTTACTATACCAATGTCTATTATAGTTATGCATGCCTTGTTAAGTTTTGTTGCACTTAGTGCGAGCAGATTACTTTTCAAAATGACTTATAAGTATTTAAAATGTAAATTTATTTCGTCAAAAAATGTTTTAATCTATGGTACTGGCGACTCAGGCATAGTAACTTACAATGCTTTAATTAGCAATGTGAGTACAAAATTCCAGGTTGTTGGATTTGTTGATGATAACTCGAAAAAGAAAGGAAAATCAATAAACGGTATTTCTATTATTTCCAAAGATAGAATCAATAATGCTTTCATTGAATCAAATCAAATAGATGAATTAATCATTGCTTCAAAAAACATAGAAAAGGAAAATTTAATCGATTTCGTGAACTTAAACATGAAAATCACTAAAGTTCCACCTATCGAAAATTGGATTAATGGCGAACTAAATGTTAAGCAAATAAAACAAGTGCAAATAGAAGATTTATTAGGAAGACCTCCTATTCAAATAAACAATCCTAATTTAATAAACGAATTTACTGGCGAAACTGTTATTGTTACTGGTGCAGCAGGATCTATTGGAAGTGAGCTGGTTAAACAACTTTCTAATTTTGCCGTTAAAAAATTGATCTTAGTAGATCAGGCTGAATCTGCGCTTTACGATGTGCAACAGGAATTAAAGCAAAGAGGTAAACATAATTTTGTTGCTATTGTAGCAGATATTCGTGATGGTTTAAGAATAGATAATATCTTTCAAAGCCATAAACCAACTATGGTTTTCCATGCTGCTGCATATAAACATGTACCTTTAATGGAAAAATCGCCATACGAAGCTATTAAGATTAATGTTAATGGTACTAAACTTTTAGCAGATACAGCATCGCGTTATAACGTGAAGAAGTTTGTTTTTGTTTCTACAGACAAAGCTGTAAACCCAACAAGTGTTATGGGAGCTACTAAGAGAATGGCAGAAATGTACATTAGCTGTTTGCAAAAAGAGAGCAAAACCAAGTTTATTACAACGCGATTTGGTAACGTATTAGGATCTAACGGATCTGTTATTCCATTATTTAAAAGACAAATTGAAAAAGGTGGGCCACTTACTTTAACTCACAAAGATATTACCAGATATTTCATGACAATCCCTGAGGCATCTCAGTTGGTGTTAGAGGCTGGAACAATGGGTAAAGGTGGTGAAATCTTTATATTCGATATGGGTGAGTCTGTTAAGATATACGACTTAGCTAAGAACATGATAAAGCTTTCAGGACTTAGATTCCCAGACGATATAGATATTACAATTACAGGATTAAGACCTGGTGAAAAATTATATGAGGAGTTATTAGCTAATGGTGAAAACACATTATCTACATACCACAAAAAGATATTAATTAGTAAAACCAGGGAATTAGATTACGAAAAAATCAAAGCAGAAATCGAAGAACTATGTATTACAAATCGTTTCCAAAATAACAATATTGTTATGAAAATGAAACGATTAATACCAGAATACAAATCTAACAATTCAGATTACGAAAGATTTGATAAGAGAGTTCAGATTTACAAAAAAGCCAAAGGGATAACTGCAAATAGAGCTGATAAAAATTACGGTAACCTGTAA
- a CDS encoding DegT/DnrJ/EryC1/StrS family aminotransferase → MLTKTKIYLSSPHMGGSEQKFVDEAFRTNWISPLGPNVDGFEEDLRQYLGNNKYVAALSSGTAAIHLALQLLNVSKGDEVMCQSFTFSASANPIMYQGATPVFIDSESDTWNMSPELLEVAIKDRIEKYKKPKAIIAVHLYGMPYKANEINAIAEKYEIPVIEDSAEALGSTYFGKTCGTLSDIAILSFNGNKIITTSGGGALITNDLELKNKAVFLSTQARDKAPHYEHSTVGFNYRMSNVLAGIGRGQMEVLDDRVKARRENYNFYKTNLSNIDSISFLEEPEGFFSNRWITCIKTDSYETREAIRHALLEDDVESRPLWKPMHVQPVYKDCLNFTNGISEDLFDKGLCLPSGSDLSQDDLNRIINLITKTL, encoded by the coding sequence ATGTTGACTAAAACAAAAATATATTTATCGTCCCCTCACATGGGAGGCTCAGAACAAAAGTTTGTTGATGAGGCTTTTAGAACGAATTGGATCTCCCCACTTGGACCAAACGTAGATGGTTTTGAAGAAGATCTAAGACAGTACTTAGGGAACAATAAATATGTAGCAGCATTAAGTTCTGGAACTGCTGCAATTCACTTAGCATTACAATTACTTAATGTTTCAAAAGGCGACGAAGTAATGTGCCAGAGCTTTACGTTCTCTGCTTCGGCTAATCCTATTATGTATCAAGGAGCTACACCTGTATTTATTGATAGCGAATCTGATACATGGAATATGTCTCCAGAATTACTTGAGGTAGCTATTAAGGATAGAATTGAAAAGTATAAAAAACCAAAGGCTATTATAGCAGTTCACTTATATGGTATGCCTTATAAGGCAAATGAAATTAATGCTATTGCCGAGAAATACGAAATCCCAGTAATTGAAGATAGTGCAGAGGCTTTGGGAAGCACCTATTTTGGTAAAACATGTGGTACGCTTTCAGATATTGCCATTTTATCTTTCAACGGAAATAAAATAATTACCACTTCTGGTGGAGGCGCTTTAATAACTAATGACTTGGAGTTGAAAAACAAAGCTGTTTTCTTATCAACCCAAGCTAGAGATAAAGCACCTCATTACGAGCACTCAACTGTAGGTTTTAATTACAGAATGAGTAATGTTTTAGCGGGTATTGGTCGCGGACAAATGGAGGTTTTGGATGATCGCGTTAAAGCCAGAAGAGAAAACTATAATTTTTATAAAACAAACTTATCTAATATTGATTCAATCAGCTTTTTAGAAGAACCAGAAGGATTTTTCTCAAACAGATGGATTACATGTATTAAAACAGACTCCTATGAAACCCGAGAAGCAATAAGACATGCTTTGCTCGAAGATGATGTAGAGTCCAGACCCCTATGGAAACCCATGCATGTGCAACCTGTTTATAAAGATTGCTTGAATTTTACAAATGGTATTTCGGAAGACCTCTTTGATAAAGGGCTTTGTTTACCAAGTGGCTCGGATTTAAGTCAAGATGACTTAAATAGAATAATTAACTTAATTACAAAAACTCTCTAA
- a CDS encoding polysaccharide biosynthesis/export family protein: MNISLIKSKLLIAILVISTFLTSCASKKDIVYFQNAKSFETIVDTDTFKAKLKVGDIVSVYVSTLDQTVTQPYNLVRNTGGQGELIDYLIDVDGNIDYPVLGKVKLLGLTVEEAKNLFKKKFADGQLLKDPVVIFRVLNFRVTVAGEVNRPGVYPVSGERVSILEALGLAGDLTIKGRRDNILVVRDFNGTKTYTRIDLTNKEVFNSPVYYLTQNDYVYVEPNNSAISGASGDARIGNLITITSFLITTALIFITRN, translated from the coding sequence ATGAACATATCACTTATAAAAAGTAAACTATTAATTGCAATATTGGTAATTAGTACGTTTCTAACTTCTTGTGCATCAAAAAAAGATATCGTTTACTTTCAAAACGCTAAAAGCTTTGAAACGATTGTAGATACCGATACTTTTAAAGCTAAGCTAAAAGTTGGCGATATTGTAAGTGTTTATGTTTCTACTTTAGATCAAACCGTAACGCAGCCATATAATTTAGTTAGAAATACTGGAGGGCAAGGCGAACTGATAGACTACTTAATAGATGTTGATGGTAATATAGATTATCCTGTTTTAGGTAAAGTAAAGTTGTTGGGGCTTACTGTTGAAGAGGCTAAAAACCTGTTTAAGAAAAAATTTGCAGATGGGCAACTATTAAAAGATCCTGTGGTTATTTTCCGCGTTCTTAATTTTAGAGTTACAGTAGCAGGAGAAGTTAATAGGCCAGGCGTTTATCCTGTTTCGGGAGAACGCGTTTCTATTTTAGAAGCACTTGGTTTGGCTGGAGACTTAACCATAAAAGGTCGTAGAGATAACATATTGGTAGTTAGGGATTTTAATGGCACAAAAACATATACAAGAATCGATTTAACTAATAAAGAAGTTTTTAATTCACCTGTTTATTATTTAACTCAAAATGATTATGTTTATGTAGAGCCTAACAACTCGGCAATAAGTGGTGCTTCCGGTGATGCAAGAATTGGTAATTTAATTACAATTACATCTTTTCTTATAACTACAGCTCTTATATTCATTACTAGAAATTAG